In Shewanella sp. VB17, a single genomic region encodes these proteins:
- a CDS encoding GNAT family N-acetyltransferase: MEYIECAPSLVPMALLLEADPCEDTIRNYLSDSWCFVAIEADTIVGASIVKPVTDDEVELFNIAVLPQFQGQSIGSTLLAFTLSQLKLKGAQRVVLGTGSFGYQLTFYQRAGFRVDSVIKNHFLTHYAKPIYENGIQHQDMLRLYVNI, translated from the coding sequence ATGGAATACATTGAGTGTGCGCCGAGTCTAGTCCCTATGGCGCTATTGCTGGAAGCAGACCCTTGTGAAGACACTATTCGAAATTACTTGAGCGACTCATGGTGTTTTGTTGCGATTGAGGCCGACACGATTGTTGGCGCATCAATCGTTAAACCAGTCACTGATGATGAGGTAGAGCTGTTTAATATCGCTGTTTTACCTCAATTTCAAGGTCAGAGTATTGGCTCTACGCTATTGGCGTTTACCTTGTCACAGTTAAAGTTAAAAGGTGCACAGCGTGTTGTATTGGGTACTGGTAGCTTTGGCTATCAACTGACATTTTATCAGCGTGCGGGTTTTAGAGTGGACTCGGTGATTAAAAATCATTTTTTGACACATTATGCAAAGCCCATTTATGAAAACGGCATACAACACCAAGATATGCTGAGGTTGTATGTCAATATTTGA